Proteins encoded by one window of Girardinichthys multiradiatus isolate DD_20200921_A chromosome 14, DD_fGirMul_XY1, whole genome shotgun sequence:
- the LOC124881082 gene encoding uncharacterized protein LOC124881082 isoform X2, whose translation MLFSVVLLLVSVTQASHYRGTLMTYYPKETYANGSVSVILRFKFNFQSCQDGSFSCTGNCVNESLVLPNTKCEEVIGAWCQSEKITSWLLPNNSQFQLVHASNSWIDNRNGAGSWRAVTDVELRHRSDTNRPNSSPQTTMFPALRVPSNCQRNINLLAFDPDGDEVKCRYAKMSLTECYSPCTPPSVLSLSSTCTLSFSANSNSIEGWYVVEMVMEDFPRQAITLTQTNGSKVVKTTSDAISKIPIQFTFLVDPAAPSCSEGVYLPRFLVPTPEHGAHFYSPVNQALKIDITATATQSVITGLLVSGPYNVVKSSSGSGSFSLTWKPSASEDGQSHPICFVVQASLKTQRPMEDWRSGGLVVRARQLCSREATRSWVQCPRLPLWLPEQDP comes from the exons ATGTTGTTCTCTgtggtgctgctgctggtcaGTGTTACACAAGCCAGTCATTATCGTGGCACTTTGATGACCTACTACCCTAAGGAAACTTATGCAAATGGATCAGTCTCT GTGATTCTCCGCTTCAAGTTTAACTTCCAATCCTGCCAAGATGGTTCATTTTCTTGCACTGGAAACTGTGTCAATGAAAGCTTGGTTCTTCCAAATACCAAATGTGAGGAAGTCATTGGTGCTTGGTGTCAGAGTGAAAAAATCACATCTTGGCTGCTTCCCAACAACTCTCAATTTCAGCTTGT acatgctaGTAATAGCTGGATAGATAATCGAAATGGCGCTGGATCCTGGAGAGCTGTGACTGACGTTGAACTGAGGCACCGGTCCGACACCAACAGACCCAACTCATCACCACAGACCACCATGTTTCCAGCCCTCAG AGTTCCTTCAAACTGTCAGAGAAATATTAACCTGTTGGCCTTTGACCCCGATGGAGATGAGGTTAAATGCAGATATGCTAAAATGTCCTTGACAGAATGTTACTCACCCTGCACACCTCCATCTGTTCTCAGCCTCTCCTCT ACTTGTACCCTGTCATTCAGTGCAAATTCAAACAGTATTGAAGGTTGGTATGTAGTcgagatggtgatggaggactTTCCCAGACAGGCAATCACCCTGACTCAGACTAATGGGTCAAAGGTTGTGAAAACTACCAGTGATGCTATCAGCAAGATACCCATCCAGTTTACTTTTCTAG TGGATCCTGCAGCACCATCCTGCTCAGAAGGTGTTTATCTGCCGAGATTTCTGGTACCAACTCCAGAACACGGAGCTCACTTCTACAGTCCAGTCAACCAGGCTCTGAAGATTGACATCACAGCAACTGCAACTCAGTCTGT GATCACTGGGCTCCTGGTCAGCGGGCCGTACAATGTGGTCAAGAGTTCTTCAGGATCAGGAAGCTTCTCTTTGACGTGGAAACCATCTGCAAGTGAAGATGGACAGAGCCATCCCATCTGTTTTGTTGTCCAGGCAAG CTTGAAGACCCAAAGACCCATGGAGGATTGGAGGAgcggtggcctagtggttagagcacggcaactgtgttccagagaggcCACAAGGAGCTGGGTTCAGTGTCCCAGGCTGCCACTCTGGCTCCCTGAGCAGGACCCTTAG
- the LOC124881082 gene encoding uncharacterized protein LOC124881082 isoform X1 translates to MLFSVVLLLVSVTQASHYRGTLMTYYPKETYANGSVSVILRFKFNFQSCQDGSFSCTGNCVNESLVLPNTKCEEVIGAWCQSEKITSWLLPNNSQFQLVHASNSWIDNRNGAGSWRAVTDVELRHRSDTNRPNSSPQTTMFPALRVPSNCQRNINLLAFDPDGDEVKCRYAKMSLTECYSPCTPPSVLSLSSTCTLSFSANSNSIEGWYVVEMVMEDFPRQAITLTQTNGSKVVKTTSDAISKIPIQFTFLVDPAAPSCSEGVYLPRFLVPTPEHGAHFYSPVNQALKIDITATATQSVITGLLVSGPYNVVKSSSGSGSFSLTWKPSASEDGQSHPICFVVQASFNSSVYQSELRCVVVTVRDMTYVNVLKMKISTALSLKDNHVTIEHLIKEGLMSRGFPPGTTVRLLSNKSESYKKAAP, encoded by the exons ATGTTGTTCTCTgtggtgctgctgctggtcaGTGTTACACAAGCCAGTCATTATCGTGGCACTTTGATGACCTACTACCCTAAGGAAACTTATGCAAATGGATCAGTCTCT GTGATTCTCCGCTTCAAGTTTAACTTCCAATCCTGCCAAGATGGTTCATTTTCTTGCACTGGAAACTGTGTCAATGAAAGCTTGGTTCTTCCAAATACCAAATGTGAGGAAGTCATTGGTGCTTGGTGTCAGAGTGAAAAAATCACATCTTGGCTGCTTCCCAACAACTCTCAATTTCAGCTTGT acatgctaGTAATAGCTGGATAGATAATCGAAATGGCGCTGGATCCTGGAGAGCTGTGACTGACGTTGAACTGAGGCACCGGTCCGACACCAACAGACCCAACTCATCACCACAGACCACCATGTTTCCAGCCCTCAG AGTTCCTTCAAACTGTCAGAGAAATATTAACCTGTTGGCCTTTGACCCCGATGGAGATGAGGTTAAATGCAGATATGCTAAAATGTCCTTGACAGAATGTTACTCACCCTGCACACCTCCATCTGTTCTCAGCCTCTCCTCT ACTTGTACCCTGTCATTCAGTGCAAATTCAAACAGTATTGAAGGTTGGTATGTAGTcgagatggtgatggaggactTTCCCAGACAGGCAATCACCCTGACTCAGACTAATGGGTCAAAGGTTGTGAAAACTACCAGTGATGCTATCAGCAAGATACCCATCCAGTTTACTTTTCTAG TGGATCCTGCAGCACCATCCTGCTCAGAAGGTGTTTATCTGCCGAGATTTCTGGTACCAACTCCAGAACACGGAGCTCACTTCTACAGTCCAGTCAACCAGGCTCTGAAGATTGACATCACAGCAACTGCAACTCAGTCTGT GATCACTGGGCTCCTGGTCAGCGGGCCGTACAATGTGGTCAAGAGTTCTTCAGGATCAGGAAGCTTCTCTTTGACGTGGAAACCATCTGCAAGTGAAGATGGACAGAGCCATCCCATCTGTTTTGTTGTCCAGGCAAG TTTCAACAGCTCTGTGTATCAGTCTGAGCTTCGATGTGTCGTTGTGACAGTTAGAGACA TGACCTATGTTAATGTTCTCAAAATGAAGATCTCAACTGCGCTGTCACTGAAGGACAATCATGTCACCATCGAACATTTG ATAAAAGAAGGACTGATGAGCCGAGGGTTTCCACCAGGCACAACTGTACGCCTGCTGAGCAACAAGTCTGAAAGTTACAAGAAAGCCGCCCCCTAG
- the LOC124881082 gene encoding uncharacterized protein LOC124881082 isoform X3 — MLFSVVLLLVSVTQASHYRGTLMTYYPKETYANGSVSVILRFKFNFQSCQDGSFSCTGNCVNESLVLPNTKCEEVIGAWCQSEKITSWLLPNNSQFQLVHASNSWIDNRNGAGSWRAVTDVELRHRSDTNRPNSSPQTTMFPALRVPSNCQRNINLLAFDPDGDEVKCRYAKMSLTECYSPCTPPSVLSLSSTCTLSFSANSNSIEGWYVVEMVMEDFPRQAITLTQTNGSKVVKTTSDAISKIPIQFTFLVDPAAPSCSEGVYLPRFLVPTPEHGAHFYSPVNQALKIDITATATQSVITGLLVSGPYNVVKSSSGSGSFSLTWKPSASEDGQSHPICFVVQASFNSSVYQSELRCVVVTVRDNKRRTDEPRVSTRHNCTPAEQQV; from the exons ATGTTGTTCTCTgtggtgctgctgctggtcaGTGTTACACAAGCCAGTCATTATCGTGGCACTTTGATGACCTACTACCCTAAGGAAACTTATGCAAATGGATCAGTCTCT GTGATTCTCCGCTTCAAGTTTAACTTCCAATCCTGCCAAGATGGTTCATTTTCTTGCACTGGAAACTGTGTCAATGAAAGCTTGGTTCTTCCAAATACCAAATGTGAGGAAGTCATTGGTGCTTGGTGTCAGAGTGAAAAAATCACATCTTGGCTGCTTCCCAACAACTCTCAATTTCAGCTTGT acatgctaGTAATAGCTGGATAGATAATCGAAATGGCGCTGGATCCTGGAGAGCTGTGACTGACGTTGAACTGAGGCACCGGTCCGACACCAACAGACCCAACTCATCACCACAGACCACCATGTTTCCAGCCCTCAG AGTTCCTTCAAACTGTCAGAGAAATATTAACCTGTTGGCCTTTGACCCCGATGGAGATGAGGTTAAATGCAGATATGCTAAAATGTCCTTGACAGAATGTTACTCACCCTGCACACCTCCATCTGTTCTCAGCCTCTCCTCT ACTTGTACCCTGTCATTCAGTGCAAATTCAAACAGTATTGAAGGTTGGTATGTAGTcgagatggtgatggaggactTTCCCAGACAGGCAATCACCCTGACTCAGACTAATGGGTCAAAGGTTGTGAAAACTACCAGTGATGCTATCAGCAAGATACCCATCCAGTTTACTTTTCTAG TGGATCCTGCAGCACCATCCTGCTCAGAAGGTGTTTATCTGCCGAGATTTCTGGTACCAACTCCAGAACACGGAGCTCACTTCTACAGTCCAGTCAACCAGGCTCTGAAGATTGACATCACAGCAACTGCAACTCAGTCTGT GATCACTGGGCTCCTGGTCAGCGGGCCGTACAATGTGGTCAAGAGTTCTTCAGGATCAGGAAGCTTCTCTTTGACGTGGAAACCATCTGCAAGTGAAGATGGACAGAGCCATCCCATCTGTTTTGTTGTCCAGGCAAG TTTCAACAGCTCTGTGTATCAGTCTGAGCTTCGATGTGTCGTTGTGACAGTTAGAGACA ATAAAAGAAGGACTGATGAGCCGAGGGTTTCCACCAGGCACAACTGTACGCCTGCTGAGCAACAAGTCTGA